CGTGGTGCAGTACAAGCGCTGGCCACGCGCCACGTTCAACGTGGACCTGCCGCTGAACCGCTGGCTGGAAACCGGCCTGACCAGCGAGGCGGTGGCCTTCCGCAAGTACGACGTGGTGGAAGGCGACCGGCTCGACCTGGCGCCCTATATCGGCGCCGATTTCCAGGGTCCCGCATGGTTCGTGCGGCCCAAGCTGGCGTGGCGCTACACCGGCTACCAGCTCAACAACGGCTACCAGAACTACGGCTATTACAGCCAGTTGTCGACCGGTCAGACGTCACCGTTCACCGACCATACGCCCAGCCGCTCGCTGCCGATCGTGGACCTGGACAGCGGCCTGATTTTCGAACGCAACACCTCGCTGTTCGGCAACAGCTACACGCAGACCCTGGAGCCGCGGCTGTACTACCTGTACGTGCCCTACCGGAACCAGGACAACCTGCCGTTGTTCGATACCACCCTGATGTCGTTCGACTACTGGCAGTTGTTCACCACCAACGAATATTCCGGCGCCGACCGGCAGATGAACGCGAACAACCTATCGGCCGCAGTGACCACCCGCCTGCTCGATGACGGCGGCGTGGAACGGCTGTCGCTGAGCTTCGGCCAGATCCGCTACTTCACGCCGCAGCGGGTGCAGTTGCCGAACTCCAACACCACCACCAATCTCTACACCGACTATGCCGGTTCGGACTACGTAGTGCAGCTGGACAGCCAGCTCAGTGACAACTGGCGCCTGTCCAGTTCCTACCAGTGGAACCCGAACACCCGCCTGACCGACACCGGCATGCTGGAGCTGCAGCGCCGGGTGGGCCTGGACGGCGTGCTGAACTTCTCGTACCGCTTCCGGCGCAACCTGCTGGAACAATACGACGCTTCGATGGTCTATCCGGTTTCCGATCGCTGGCGCCTGCTCGGTCACTGGACGTATTCAGTCAAGGACAGGCGCACGGTGGAAGCGATGGCCGGTCTGCAATACGAGAACTGCTGCGTGAAGCTCAGCGTGCTTGAGCGCCACTACGTACGCGGTTACGACGGACTGGTCACCAGCACCACCACAACGAACCCGGGCACCGACAACGCGATCATGTTCGAGATCGAATTCAAGGGCATGGGCGCGTTCAACGGCCAGACGGAGACCTATCTGCGCCGTGGTATCCTTGGCTATCAATAAACCCTGTCGCCACCAGCGACTGAAGGCCCCCGACTGATGAAGCAGACCTTCGCGTTACTCCTGCTCGCGATTACCTTCGCGATCGCCCCGCTCGCCCATGCCCAACTGCTTCCGCAGGCCGCATCCGGGCAGACCGGCTCCGGCCAGGAGCAGCGCCTCGACCGCATCGTCGCCGTGGTCGGGGAAGACGTCATCCTGCAGAGTGAACTGGACCGCGCGGTGCATGCCGTGCAGCAGCAGTATGCCCAGCATCCGGACCAGCTGCCGCCGCTCAGCGTGCTGCGTCGCCAGGTGCTCGATCGTCTGATCCTGATGAAACTGCAGCTGCAGCACGCCGACGACCAGGGCATTCACGTTTCCGACCAGGACGTGGATCGTGCCGTGCAGGCCGTCGCCCAGCAGAACAAGATGACGCCGGACCAGCTGCGTCAGGCCGTCGAGCAGACCGGCCAGAGCTTCGCGGATTTCCGCCAGCAGTTGCACGACCAGCTGGTGGTGCAGCGCCTGCACCAGAGCGTGGTGCAGAGCTCGGTGAACGTGACCCAGAGCGAAGTCGACAACCTCCTGAACAGCCCCGCCTACAAGGCAGGCGAGGTCCACCTGGCCCACATCGAGATCAACGTTCCCGCCGGTGCCAGTGCCGAAGACATCAGCGCCGCCGCCGCCAAGGCCAAGGCCGCACTCGATGCGATCAAGGGCGGCATGAATTTCCAGGCCGCGGCCATCCGTTATTCCGACGCCACCGATGCCCTCGATGGCGGTGATCTGGGCTGGCGCCGCATGGACGCCATTCCGCCGGCGTTCCTGGACACCATCGCCAACATGGAGCCTGGCCAGGTGAGCCCGGCGCTGCGCGGCCCCACCGGCTTCCACATCCTGAAGCTGCTCGGCCGGCGCAAGCCCGCCAAGCAGGTGGTAACCGAGTATCACGCGCTGCACATCCTGATCAAACCCACTGCGGTGGTGACCATGCAGCAGGCCGGCCAGAAGGCTGAGGCGCTGTACCGCCGCATCGTCGACAAGCACGCCTCGTTCGCCAAGCTGGCCGAGGCAGATTCCGACGACGACACCACCGCCAACAACGGCGGCGACATGGGATGGTTCCAGAAGGATGCCTGGGGCAGCGCGATCGGCCAGCAGGTCACCATGCTGAAGGATGGCGAGGTTTCCAAGCCGTTCCAGACCGCGGAAGGCTGGCATATCGTGAAGCGCCTGGGCGAACGTCAGACCGACGTGACCGAGCAGGACGCCCGCGCGCAGGCCCGCCAGGCGATCGGCAACCGCAAGGCCGAGCAGGCCTACGACAACTTCCTGCGCGAGCTGCGCTCCCGCGCCTACGTGAAGATCCTGGTCCCGTCGCTGGCCAGCGACGGCAACAGCAAGGCCACCCCGTGATACCGGGGCGCGCTGCTGCCCGGGTGTAAAGGTGCAGTTGCTTCCACGGCTTGCCGTGACCGCAGGCGAACCTGCGGGCGTCGGCCCCGAACTGCTGATCCGATTGGCCGCCACTCCGATGGCGGCCAATCTCGTTGCGGTCACCGATCGTGAACTGCTGCAGCGCGCCGCCGCCCGCTGCCGGGTCACGCTGCACCTGCTCGACGATGACGGCACCGACATCACCGAACGGCCCCCGGGCACCCTGCGTGTTCGCCACGTTCCGCTCGGGGTGCCCGAACGCCCGGGAAGCCCGGATCCGGACAATGCGCGACATGTGCTCGACACGCTGACCGAAGCGGCGGATGGCTGTGCCGAAGGGCGTTATGCCGCCATCGTCACCGCCCCGCTGCAGAAGGCTTCCATCAACGATGCCGGCATCCGCTTCAGCGGCCACACCGAGTTTTTCGCCGAGCGCAGCCACGCCGAGGTAGTGATGATGCTGGCCAGCCCGGAGCTGCGCGTGGCCCTGGCCACCACGCATCTGCCGCTGGCCCGTGTTTCCGCCGCCATTACCCGCGAACGGCTCGAAGGCACGCTGCGGATCGTGCATCGCGAACTGCGCGGCAAATTCGGTCTTGGCGTACCGCGCATCGCCGTGCTTGGCCTGAATCCGCATGCGGGTGAAGGCGGCCACCTCGGCCACGAAGAGCAGGACACCATTGAACCGGTACTCGACGCACTACGCGCCGAAGGCATGCAGCTGATCGGCCCGCTGCCCGCGGACACTGCCTTCGTGCCCGCGCAACGGACGCGCTACGACGCGGTACTGGCCATGTACCACGACCAGGCACTCCCCGTGCTGAAAAGCGAAGCTTTCGACCGCACCGTGAACCTCACGCTCGGGCTGCCCTTCATCCGCACCTCGGTCGACCACGGCACCGCACTCGACCTGGCCGGAAGCGGCCAGGCAGACCCGTCCAGCCTGATCGCTGCCACGCGGATGGCGCTGGAACTGATCCACAGGAGCCACGGCGCGCGCGACGCGGGCTGATCCGGCGCACACACGCCCGCCCGCATCCACGCACGCCCATCATCATGAACACACCTGCCCGCCCCAAGAAAAGCTTCGGCCAGCACTTCCTGCACGAAACGCGCTACATCCAGCGCATCGTCGCGGCCATCGCCCCCCGGCCCGACGAGTTCGTGGTGGAGATCGGCCCGGGCGAGGGTGCACTCACCCTGCCGCTGCTGAAGGCGGCTGCAAAGCTCACCGCCATCGAACTGGATACCGACCTGATTCCCGGCCTGCAGTCGCGTGCAGCGCCGGTCGGCGAGCTGTCGATCGTCCATGCCGACGTGCTCAAAGTCGACTTCACCGCCATGGCCCACCGCCACGGCGTGCAGAAACTGCGGCTGGCCGGGAACCTCCCCTACTACATCTCCAGTCCGATCCTGTTCCACTGCGTTGAGCACGCAGCGAGCATCAGCGACATGCATTTCATGTTGCAGAAGGAAGTGGTCGACCGTATGGCCGCCGAACCCGGCAGCAAGGTCTACGGACGGCTCTCGGTCATGCTCCAGCTCGCCTGTCAGGTCATCCCCCTGTTCACCGTGCCGCCGGGCGCGTTCCGGCCGCCACCCAAGGTGGATTCGGCCGTGGTGCGCCTGGTGCCGCTGGAACCGGCGCAGCGCCACGATGCCGACCCGGAGCGCCTGCATGCCGTGGTCAAGGCCGCCTTCGCGCAGCGTCGCAAGACACTGGGCAATGCGCTGCGCCAGCTGCTCGACGCCGACGCGATCCGTCGTGCCGATGTCGACCCGAAGGCCCGCGCGGAAACGCTGGCGCCGTCCGATTTCGTGCGACTGGCCAAGATCGCGCCATCGGCCTGAACAGTACAGCGCGACTCGACCGCATCATCGCTGCCCTTGGACGACGGCAACCCGTACAATTCCGACATGATCGAGAAATCCCCCTATACGATCGACGTCTGTGTCGTCACGCGCTTCGTACCGGATCAATCGCGACCCGACGACAACCGCTACGTGTTCGCCTACACCGTTACCTTGCGCAACGCGGGCGACGTTCCCGCCCGCCTGATCACCCGGCACTGGGTCATCACGGACGCCAACGGCAAGACCGAAGAGGTCAGCGGCGAGGGCGTGATCGGCGAGCAGCCGTGGATGCGCCCCGGCGACGACTACGAGTACACCTCCGGCGCCGTGCTCGAGACGCCCGTTGGCACCATGGGCGGCAGCTACCAGATGCTGGCCGACGACGGCACCCGTTTCGAAGCGCCGATACCCCGCTTCACCCTGTCGATTCCACGCACGCTGCACTGATGGACAGGACCTGACATGGCGGTCTATGCGATTGGCGACGTACAGGGTTGCTATCCGGAACTTCAACGCCTGCTGGACAAGCTGGGGTTCGACACCGCCCAGGACAAGCTCTGGTTCTGTGGCGATCTGGTCAACCGCGGCGGACAGTCGCTGGAAACGCTGCGCCTGATCCACGAACTGCGCGAGCACGTCGTGGTGACCCTTGGCAACCATGATCTCAGCCTGCTTGCGATCGCCGAGCGAAAGCCCGACGCCCAGGCGCGGGTCAATCCCGAACTGCGTGCCGTGCTGTTCGCCGACGATGCGCCGGTGCTGTTCGAGTGGCTGCGCAGCCAGAAGCTGCTGCATCACGACGAATCGCTCGGCTGGACGATGGTGCATGCCGGGCTGTCGCCATTCTGGACAATACGACAGGCACAACGCTGCGCACTGGAAATCGAGCGTGAACTGTCCGGCCCGAACCGGGGCCGCCTGCTTAAGAATCTATTCGGCAACCGTCCGGCGGCATGGACCAACCGGCTGCAGGGCATCGACCGCCAGCGCGCCACTATCAACACCATGACCCGCATGCGCTTCTGCGACGTCAACGGCCGCATCGACTTCGAAGGCAAGGGCGTGCCCGGCACCCAGAAGCCCGGCATGTATCCATGGTTCGAAGTCCCGGGCATGCGCCGTCGCGATACCCGCATCGTGTGCGGCCACTGGTCCGCCCTGGGGCGCTTCGCCGGCCTGGGCATCCATGCCATCGACACCGGTTGCGTATGGGGCGGCACGCTCACTGCACTGCGCCTGGACAGCGACGAACCGACCTACGTCAGTGTCGCCGCCGAGCCGCACCGCAAGCGGATACCGGGCGCCGACTGACTCCCGCTGGCTGCCGTCGTGCTGCGGCCGGACGCCATGCACACTCCGTGCTAGCGTGGAGACTCCCCACCGACACGGAGTCCCCGCCATGCAGCACCAAGGCACCGTCACCCGTCAGTTCGGCAGCCAGGCACAGGCCTACCTGTCCAGTTCCGTGCACGCGCAGGGAGCCGACCTTGCCCGGCTGGGCGAACTCGCTGCCAGCCTTGCCCCCGGCTCGGCCGTACTCGACCTGGGGTGTGGTGCCGGACACGCCAGCTTCGCGGTAGCACCGCATGCGGGCGAGGTCGTCGCTTACGACCTCTCCGATGACATGCTCGCCGTCGTCGCCAAAGCGGCGGCCGAGCGTGGACTCGACGCGCTGCGCACGCAGCAGGGCCCGGCCGAGCAGCTGCCCTTCGCCGACGGCGCGTTCGCTCTCGTCATCAGCCGCTACAGCGCGCACCACTGGAGCGACCCGGCCCGTGCGCTCACCGAAGCCGCTCGCGTGCTCGCCCCTGGCGGGCGGCTGTGCCTGATCGACATCGTGGCTCCGCACGGACCGCATGCCGCCCTGATCGACACTCACCTTCAAGCCCTGGAACTGCTGCGCGACGTATCCCACGTCCGCGACTACAGCCATGCCGAGTGGCGCAGCATGCTCGCCGCGGCCGGCTTCGGGCCGCCCGAGGTACAGGACTGGCGACTGGATATCGGCTTCGACGCCTGGCTGGCACGCATGCGCACGCCCGTCGTGTTCGAAACAGCCATACGCCAGCTGCTCGCCGGCGCACCCGACGAGGTGCTGCGCTACTACGCGGTCGATCCGGCGACGCTGGACTTCAAGCTCGAGTCGGCCATGTTCAGCGCGCGCCGCCCATAAACCCATGAAAAAGGCGGCCGGGTCGCCCCGGCCGCCTTGCGTTCGTTGACGAGCGGCTACGCCGTCCGACTCAAGCCAACTGGCCGTGGCAGTGCTTGTACTTCTTGCCCGAGCCGCACGGGCACGGATCGTTGCGACCGACCTTGGGACCGCTGGACGCAGGCACTGCCGCCATGGCCGTAGCCGCATCGCCGCCGCCCAGCGCATCGGCCGGCGCGCCACCGCCGCTGGCCTGCATCTGACGCTGCATGCGCTCGGCCATGCGACGCTGCTCGGCCTCCATTGCAGCCACTTCCTCTTCGCTGCGAATGCGGATCCGCGCCAGCATCTGCACCAGCTCGTGCTTGATCCGCTCCAGCATCTCGGAGAACAGCTCGAACGACTCGCGCTTGAACGCCTGCTTCGGATCGACCTGGGCGTAACCACGCAGGTAGATGCCCTGGCGCAGGTAATCCATGCTGGCCAGATGCTCCTTCCACGCGTTGTCGACCACGCTGAGCATGATGTGCTTCTCGAGCTGGCGCATGGTTTCCGCGCCCACCTGCTCCTCCTTCGCCTGGAACAGCTCGTCGACCAGCGTACGCACATGCTCGAGGATGCCGTCGGCGTCGATTTCCGGCTGCTGCTCGATCCAGTGCTTCAGGTCGGCCGAAATGCCGTACTCGCTGTCGAGTTCGCGATCCAGGCCGGCAATGTCCCACTGCTCGTCGATGCTATCCGCCGGCACATGATTCCGCACCAGTTGCGCTACCACATCCTCGCGGATATCGGCCACGGTGGCGGAGACGTCGTCCTCCTCGAGCAGCTCGTCGCGCTGCTTGTAGACCACCTTGCGCTGGTCGTTGGCGACGTCGTCGTACTCGAGAAGGTTCTTGCGGATGTCGAAGTTGTGCTGCTCGACCTTGCGCTGCGCCTTTTCGATCTGGCGGCTGATCATGCGATCTTCCAGCGCGTCCTCTTCCTTCATGCCGAAGCGCTTCATCCAGCGCACCAGGCCCTCGCCACCGAAAATACGCAGCAGGTTGTCCTGCAGCGACAGGTAGAAGCGCGAGGAACCCGGGTCGCCCTGACGACCGGAACGGCCGCGCAGCTGGTTGTCGATACGACGCGACTCATGCCGCTCGGTACCCACGATATGCAGGCCGCCGGCAGCCAGCACCTGTTCGTGCAGCTTCTTCCAGTCGGCCTTGACGCGGGCGCGCTCGACCTCGCCAGCATTCTCCGGCAGCGCCGCCAGGGCGGCTTCGAGGCTGCCACCCAGCACGATGTCGGTACCGCGACCCGCCATGTTGGTGGCGATGGTCACCGCACCGGGCGCACCTGCCTGGGCGACGATCTGCGC
This window of the Dyella sp. A6 genome carries:
- a CDS encoding symmetrical bis(5'-nucleosyl)-tetraphosphatase — protein: MAVYAIGDVQGCYPELQRLLDKLGFDTAQDKLWFCGDLVNRGGQSLETLRLIHELREHVVVTLGNHDLSLLAIAERKPDAQARVNPELRAVLFADDAPVLFEWLRSQKLLHHDESLGWTMVHAGLSPFWTIRQAQRCALEIERELSGPNRGRLLKNLFGNRPAAWTNRLQGIDRQRATINTMTRMRFCDVNGRIDFEGKGVPGTQKPGMYPWFEVPGMRRRDTRIVCGHWSALGRFAGLGIHAIDTGCVWGGTLTALRLDSDEPTYVSVAAEPHRKRIPGAD
- a CDS encoding peptidylprolyl isomerase — encoded protein: MKQTFALLLLAITFAIAPLAHAQLLPQAASGQTGSGQEQRLDRIVAVVGEDVILQSELDRAVHAVQQQYAQHPDQLPPLSVLRRQVLDRLILMKLQLQHADDQGIHVSDQDVDRAVQAVAQQNKMTPDQLRQAVEQTGQSFADFRQQLHDQLVVQRLHQSVVQSSVNVTQSEVDNLLNSPAYKAGEVHLAHIEINVPAGASAEDISAAAAKAKAALDAIKGGMNFQAAAIRYSDATDALDGGDLGWRRMDAIPPAFLDTIANMEPGQVSPALRGPTGFHILKLLGRRKPAKQVVTEYHALHILIKPTAVVTMQQAGQKAEALYRRIVDKHASFAKLAEADSDDDTTANNGGDMGWFQKDAWGSAIGQQVTMLKDGEVSKPFQTAEGWHIVKRLGERQTDVTEQDARAQARQAIGNRKAEQAYDNFLRELRSRAYVKILVPSLASDGNSKATP
- the pdxA gene encoding 4-hydroxythreonine-4-phosphate dehydrogenase PdxA, with amino-acid sequence MQLLPRLAVTAGEPAGVGPELLIRLAATPMAANLVAVTDRELLQRAAARCRVTLHLLDDDGTDITERPPGTLRVRHVPLGVPERPGSPDPDNARHVLDTLTEAADGCAEGRYAAIVTAPLQKASINDAGIRFSGHTEFFAERSHAEVVMMLASPELRVALATTHLPLARVSAAITRERLEGTLRIVHRELRGKFGLGVPRIAVLGLNPHAGEGGHLGHEEQDTIEPVLDALRAEGMQLIGPLPADTAFVPAQRTRYDAVLAMYHDQALPVLKSEAFDRTVNLTLGLPFIRTSVDHGTALDLAGSGQADPSSLIAATRMALELIHRSHGARDAG
- a CDS encoding class I SAM-dependent methyltransferase, with the protein product MQHQGTVTRQFGSQAQAYLSSSVHAQGADLARLGELAASLAPGSAVLDLGCGAGHASFAVAPHAGEVVAYDLSDDMLAVVAKAAAERGLDALRTQQGPAEQLPFADGAFALVISRYSAHHWSDPARALTEAARVLAPGGRLCLIDIVAPHGPHAALIDTHLQALELLRDVSHVRDYSHAEWRSMLAAAGFGPPEVQDWRLDIGFDAWLARMRTPVVFETAIRQLLAGAPDEVLRYYAVDPATLDFKLESAMFSARRP
- the apaG gene encoding Co2+/Mg2+ efflux protein ApaG, whose protein sequence is MIEKSPYTIDVCVVTRFVPDQSRPDDNRYVFAYTVTLRNAGDVPARLITRHWVITDANGKTEEVSGEGVIGEQPWMRPGDDYEYTSGAVLETPVGTMGGSYQMLADDGTRFEAPIPRFTLSIPRTLH
- the rsmA gene encoding 16S rRNA (adenine(1518)-N(6)/adenine(1519)-N(6))-dimethyltransferase RsmA, whose amino-acid sequence is MNTPARPKKSFGQHFLHETRYIQRIVAAIAPRPDEFVVEIGPGEGALTLPLLKAAAKLTAIELDTDLIPGLQSRAAPVGELSIVHADVLKVDFTAMAHRHGVQKLRLAGNLPYYISSPILFHCVEHAASISDMHFMLQKEVVDRMAAEPGSKVYGRLSVMLQLACQVIPLFTVPPGAFRPPPKVDSAVVRLVPLEPAQRHDADPERLHAVVKAAFAQRRKTLGNALRQLLDADAIRRADVDPKARAETLAPSDFVRLAKIAPSA